The genomic DNA CTTCTCCTGCTGCCGGTAGCTATCTTCGCTGGCTATCCGGCGCTGATGCTCGCTGCGGCGGCGACGCGGCCGCGGCGTTTTACACCACAAGTCAGCGCCTTACCGTCCATTACGATCCTCATCGGGGCGCACAACGAAGCCGCAAATATCGGCGATAAGCTCGCGTCTGTTGGTGCGGCGCTTGCCGAATGGCGCGGTGAGGCGGAAGTGATCGTGGCCGACGATGGATCGACCGATGACACCGCCGCGATCGCCGAGGCGCAGGGCGCGCGCGTGCTGCGGTGCCCGCGCGGCGGCAAGGCGGCTGCGCTTAACATAGCTATTTCAAAGGCTTGTGGCGACATCATTGTGATGACGGATGCCGATCCACTGTTCGATGCGGCGACGATCCCCGCCATTCTCGCGCCGTTCGCCGATCCGGAGGTCGGCGCGGTCGCCGGACGGGTCGAGACGATCATTCCCCGCGATCGGGGCAAAGGCGGGCGATTTTCGGGGGCTGACCGGTGGTTTCGACTCTATGAATCCGCCTTGCGCGGGGCGGAAGACCGACTTTTCGGCTGCATCTCTGCCGACGGGGGTCTGTATGCCATCCGCCGCTCGCTGGTCCCGATCGTACCGGCCGATGTGACCGACGATTTCCACATCAGCACGGCGGCGGTCGCGGCCGGCTATCGCATCGCCTTTGCCGATGACGCGCGGGTCTGGGAGCATAGCATCGGCGGCGGGCGGCAGCAGTTTCGCCGCCGCGTGCGGATCACCGTGCGCGGGCTCACCGCGCTGTGGCGCCGACGCGCGCTGATGAACCCCTTCGTGACCGGCTGGTATGCGCCGGCGCTGGTGCTGCACAAGGTAGGCCGACGGCTCGCGCCCTTGTGCCTGCTGCCACTGTGGCTGGTCAGTGGGTGGCTCGGCGTGCAGGGGTCGGCGTGGTGGGCGCTCATCGCCTTGGGGTTGACCGGTGCGGCACTGGTCGCGCTCGCGGGAGCGGCGGGGGTGCGGCTGCGCGGACCGCTCAAGCTGGTGCATGGCGCGATGCTGCATCTCGCGGGGCTCGCCACCGGCACGATCCTGTTCGCGATCGGGCGGCGCTACGCACAATGGACGCCGCAGAAGCAGGCATGATGCGAGTCCTGCTGTCTCTCCTGGCGCTTGCCGCCGGCCCCTCGAGCGGCGGCTTCGTCGAGGATTTCGAGCATGACATGCGGATCGGCCAAGGGGGCCGCTGGGCGCTCGCGCAACAGATCAACGGGCGCGTCCGGTTGGTGCCCGCGCCGGCGCGTTCGGGCCGCGCATTGCTCGCCACGGCGGGGCCGAAGCGGGGGGAAACAGTGGCCAAGGCCGATCTCGTCGCACGGGTGGCGACGATGCCGGCCGGCACGCAGCTGTCGATCGCGTTCGATCTTCGCATCCCGGCCGCCAGCCCGCGCGATTCGCTGCAGCTGGTCGACGTCGAGTGCGCGATCTGCGGCGAAAGCGGCAATCCGGGCATTCGGCTATACCTGCGACGCGGTCGCCTGCGCATCGATCGCGCCAAGATCGGCATCCGCCACGCCTGGACGCGTGACGATGCGCCCGTACTCGCGCCCGACCGCTGGCATCGCATCACCTGGCAGCTTCGACTCGATCCCGGCGAAGCCGGTGCGGCGCGCGTCCTACTCGACGGGCGCGAAGTGCTCGCCGCGCGCGGCGCAACGCTGGCGGACACGCCACGCATCGGCGCCGATCGCGTTCAGATCGGCATTACGGCAAACTCGAATGCCGTGCCGGCGATGGCTTGGTTCGACAATATCGCAGTGACGGTCCGCCGCTGATCCTCAGCAGGCGCCATCACCCTTCTTCACCGCGTTGATGGTGCGGACGATCAAGTGCAGATCCTGCTTTGCGGAAAGCGACCTGATGTAGCGCATGTCGAGCTCCGCGCGCTCGTCAAAATCGATGTTCGCCCGGCCCGAGACTTGCCACAGCCCGGTCAAGCCCGGCTTCGCCGCAAGCCGCGGCAAGTGCGGCATACGATAGGTGCTGGCATCGAACGACGTCGGTCGCGGGCCGACCAGTGCCATGTCGCCGCGCACGACGTTCCACAGGTTCGGCAGCTCGTCGATGCTGGTCTTGCGCAGAATGCGCCCGACGCGCGTGACACGCGGATCATTGGCAAGCTTGAAATCGGGCGAATCCGGCGCGTGGATGTTGTGCGCGCGCAGCTTCGCCTTCAGCGCCTCGGCGTCCACCACCATGGTGCGAAACTTGAACAGGCGAAAGCGGTGGCCGAGATATCCGGTGCGACGTTGAATGAAAAACACGGGGCCACGATCGTCGAGCTTGATCGCGATCGCGACGATCACGAGCAGCGGTGACAGCACGATCAGCGCTGCCAACGCGACCACCGCGTCGAACACAGGCTTCAGCCGCCGTGCATAGCTGCCACGCCGAACCTCGAGATGCAGCGGAACACCGCGCATGTCGCTTTCGAATCGCACCCGCCGCGCCATATCCTGGCGCCGCTCGGTCGGAAAAGCTTCGGTAGGTGCGTGATCGGTCATCTAGAATCGCGTTTGAGGGCTGCCGCGGCATACCGCCAATGACAATTCTTTCGGTTTTTTGCGTGGCAAAAGAGAGTTAACGGCAGAAATACTAACAAAAATCATCGCCGAGGCGCGAACGCAGCGCGATCATAAAGCGTCTGAACGCCTGCATCGGCGCGAGGAGCAGATACCAATAATGGTTGCCCTGCATCAGCCGTACCGACGCACGCAGGTACAGCGCTTCGGCAGGCAACCAGCGAAAGCCTAAAGCGCGATCATCGATGTGGAGGCGCGAGAGCACCTCCGCTGGTTCCTCGGCCGTATTGCGCCTCTTGCCACCGGTAGAAGCCACATAGCCGAGCCGCCGGGCGATCTCCCGACCCTCGTTGCCGACCTTGTTCTCGGGCCAGCAGAATATGCGCGGTGGGCTGCCCAATCGTTGGCTGAAAGTCGTCCGACAGGCGACGAGGTCGCGCTCGATCCGTCCGACGAACGCGGTCGTATCCTCGCGCGCGCTGCCGATCCAGGCGCGTTCGGCGAGCGCCAAGCCGGATGCCGGGATCGGGCTGCCGAGCGGCACCGCGGCGGGCGCCGCCATGCGAAACCAGTCGTGCTTGGGCCCCGGCGTCGCCGCCCATTGCATCCAGGCATGCTGGCGCCAGTTCGCGGCATCGAGCCTGCCAACGATCTTGTCCGACGTCGGCACGCGCGCATGGTCCACGCCGTGCGGCTCGACCTCGAAGCCGAACGCACGCAAATCAATGAGTTCGGCCCAGCGCATATAGCCTTCGCCGCTGCCATCGTGGCGCGGCCGATCGTCGGGCTCGATAAAGTCAAGTGACGGAAAAAAGGTCGCCGGCATGGCATGGCGCTGCAGCAGCGGCATCGCATACTGGTGATTGTCGAGATAGCCGTCGTCGAAATGCAGCACGACCGAACGATCGGGCACCGGCTCACCAGCTCGCCGTCGCTCGACGAATTCGCGTGTCGCGATCACCTTGGCGCCGATCCGATCGAGGGTCGCGAGGTGGCGCGCGAAGGTATCGGGATGAACGGCGATATCACGCGACCACGGCAGCCAACCGGGTTGCGGACTAATCGAGTGATACGTCAGAATGGCGACGCCTGGCGGGGCAATCATCACGCGATGACCCGCCACCAGCGCAAGCAGCACGGCCAATGCCGCGGCAATTAGCCCGAGCGCTCCCGGGATCAGCAGCACGATCGCCGCCGCCGAAACGATGCCGGCGCCCAGCATTGCGCTCCAGCGTAACACGCGGCGGCGCCGTTCCTCCTTGCGCGTCATGCCCTGTCCCTCCGCGCATCGCGCCACGCCTTCGCCCGCGCGCGAAGGCCATCGTGCGCGTAAGCCAACCTGCCCCGAACGCCCGGCGCATAGACCGTCACGCGATACAAAGGATCGCTGTGATCGGCGAAGCGCAATTTATACTCTGCTGGGCTCATGCCGTTGCCCATCTTGTCGTACCAATCGACCCCGGGATGGCCGACGCAATGGCGGATGTGTTCCGCCGCTAGCACATAGCCGACAGAGATTTCCGCATACGCCTCGTCATAACCCACTTTCAGCAGAAACACGCGCCGCCCGCCGCGGATGCCGAACTCGAACGCCGCGAGCCGCTCACCATGCCATAACAAGGCGATGTGCAGTGCGCCCGCCGCCGCGGCTTCCCGCACGAGCGCGGTGTAGAAGCGGCACTCGGCAGGATTGTCGCTGATTGCTGTGCCTTCACGCCCCTTCCACCCCGATCGCTCGACCGCCAGGATTTGGTCGAACAGATCGCTTGTCGTCGGGTCGTCGGTGCGGAACTCGGTCGTCATCCCGAGCGTGCCGAATACCTCCTTGCCGTCGCGGCGCAGGCGTTGCCGGATGCGCTTGCTGCGCGCAACGAGCCAGCGATCGTAGCCGTTGCGACAATCGACCACCGGTGCGAGTGCATGTGGCGCGATCCGCACGCGATACCGCGTCGACCAGCCGCGGGCCGCCGCAAGCAACGCGGCATCTTCGGCAATATACTCGAACCGCAGCAGGGCCGCGCCATGATCGCTCATCAGGCGCATCGGCAGATCGGCAGGCACCGGCGTGCCAGGAGCAACATCGTAATGCACGCTATGCGGATTGGTCGCGCTCCGCAGGCTCCGCACGCTGATCGGGCCCAATCGCTCGTGACCTGCAACGAGCGTCAGGCCGTTCTGGCGGATCACGGGGCCAAAGGCGGCAGACCAGCAGGCAAACCAGGCATCACCGAGATGAAAGGCGTCGCCCGATCTCGCCGCCAGCACTTAACCTCTCCGCAATCAGCCCCTGTTAACGCGGCGATTACCGCAACGCTTGCGAAGAAATGGTGAATGTCGCCGCTGAAGATCTCTCTACCGCGATGACGATTCATTCGCAGCTCGTGCCGTTGCTCGATGGCGAGGAGGCGACGCGTTTCGACGCGTTCCTGCAGGGCAGCCCGTTCGCGGCGTACCAGCAATCGCGCGCCTGGCCGCGCGCCGCGCCGCAGCACGCGCGCCGCGACTGGCGCTTCTTCGCGGCGTTCGACGATGCGGAAATGATTGGCGCGTGCGTGATCCGCAGCACCCGGCTCGCGATGGGCGCGTGGCTGGCGACGGTGCAGCGTGGGCCGATCGTGCATGATGCAGCGCGGCTTGGCGTGGTGCTTGGTGAGCTGCGCCGCGTGCTGCGGCAAGCGGGGTGCTGCTCGGTACAGATCGGGCCCCGGGTGCGTGGTCGCACGCTGCCGATCATGGCCGAAGCGATGCGTGACGCCGGCTTTGCGCCGATGCCGCCCGACGAACAGGCGCTGCATCATGCGACCGGCATCATCTGGCTCGACAAGCCCGAGGCGGAGGTGCTCGCCGGATTAAAGCAACGCGCGCGTCGGGCGCTGAAGGCGGCGGACAAAGGCAGGATCGTCGTTCGCGCGGTCGAACACTCCGACGATCTTGCGACCTATCAGCGCCTGCTCGATGCCTTCGCCGCTAGCCGGCCGGATTACGATCGCTCGGGCCAGCCCAACGCCCGCGCGCAGGCCGACCTGATCGCAGCGCTGGGTGGCGCGATGCTGCTGGCGGAGCGCGAAGGATCACCGATCGGCGCGCATGCCTTCGTGCGGCAGGCGGACGAGGCAATCTGGCTGTCGCTCGCGACGGTCGATCGCGACGGCGCCTCGCCCGGCTATCCGCTGTTGTGGGAAGGGATGCGGCGCGCGCGCGCGATGGGCTGCGTCGGCTTCGACCTGGCCGGCCTGCCCGAGGCGGAACCGACCGACCCGGGCGAAGCGGGCCGCGCGCAGTTCAAGAACGCTTTTGCGCCGCACCGCCGGCTGATGCCGCCGATGCAATTCGCCGCGCTCGATCCGGTGCGGCATACCGTGCTGCTCGGCGCGCGACGCATCTATCGCACCCTGAAGCGCCGGTCGGGTGCCGGCGGTGGCTGAAGGAAAGTGGCGGGCGTTGCGCCAACGGATTGCACGCGACGGTCTGCCCGCGACGCTCCGCAAGGCGATCGGCGACCATGTGTTCCGGCACAGCGCGAGCGTGGTGATGGAATTGCGCCGCGAGGATGCGCGGCTCGGGCCAGTGCGGGCGGACGGGAGCATCCGCTTCGTCATTCTGCGCGATGACGACGAGGTGCCGCCGCTCTGCCCGTTTCTGGCGCACCGGCGGCGCGATTTCATTGACAGCTTGGCGATCGGCAAGCTCGGCTTCTTCGTGTTGCGGCATGAGATCGCGGTCGGCTGCGCCTGGGTGGCGCTGTCGGACCATCACGATTCCCGGATGCGCGAGCGCTATCGCGTCGCCCCTGGCGAGGCGTATCTCTATAGCTGGCTGCTCGACCCGGTCGAACGGCCGCGCGGCACGGCGCTGATGTTCGCGCGCTGGGTGATGCAGGTGCTGCTGGGGATGGCCGTGGAGCGCATGTTCTGCGTGATCGATCGCGATAACCGCGCTTCGTATCGTATCCATCAGCATTTCCGGTATCGCGAGAGCGGGCTACTGGTGCGTCACTTCCACCTGCTGCACCTCCGCTGGACTTTGATGTCGCGATACAAGGGCACTTTAGGGCTGCGCGATCCTGCGCGGGGCCGGCGCGCCGCATGAACCGGGAAGTAGCTGCAGCGAGGCGCCCGCGCTTCAGCAGCGGGCGAATGCTGGTGCGTTCGGCTTTGGTGGTGACGGTGATCCGTGCGCTGGATTTCGGGCTGTCGTTCCTCGTTTCGGTGTTGCTCGCCAATCGCTTCGGCGCCTCGGGGCTGCTCGATGCGTTTTTCCTCGCGCGGCGGACGACGGTCGGGTTCGCGGATACGATCCGCAAGCTGGTCGGGCAGATCGTACTGCCGCCGGTGCTGGCGGCGGTCGATCGTGGCGAGGTGCCCTCGGTGCGGCATCTGCCGCGGCGGATGGGGTGGTTCCTCGCGTGCTTCGCGTTGATCATGGTTGCCGGCATGCTGGTGCCATCGGCGTGGGCGCGGCTGTTCGCGCCGGGCTTCCGTGGCGAGCAACAGACGCTGACAGCGGACATGATGCGGATCATGCTGCCGCTGCTGCCGATCGCGGTGGTAGCCTCGCTGCTCGCCGCAGTCCTGCAGGCGCGGCGGCGTTACCTGCTGAGCGAGGGCACCAACCTCGTGCAGCGCGCGATCCTCGTGCTCGTGCTGGCGCTGTTCGTGCCGCCGCTCGGGATCGTTGCGGGTGCGTGGACGATGCTGGTGGCTGGCGTGATCGGCTTCCTGATCCTGCTTGCGGGTGCGTGGTCGATCGTTCGGCCCCGGCAGCGGGATGCCGCTGCCGAGACGAAACCCGCCGCGCCGGAGATCGCCGGTGGCGGGCTGGCCGCGGCGATCGTGATCAACGTCTATTTCCAGGCGACGGCGCTGCTCGATTTCGGGTTTGCGACCACCACTGGCGATGGTGCGGTCGCCTCGCTTGAATATGGATCGCGGCTGGTGTCGCTTGTGCCCGGGCTGGTTATGTCGAGCCTTGCGACGGTGCTGACGCCAGAGCTGATCCGCGCAGTGCAGCAATCCGATCGCGCGGCTGCCGCAGCCGGCATCCAGCGTTTCCAGCGGATCGGCATGTTCGCGCAGGCGCCGGTGTCGATGGGCATGATGCTCGGCGCGACGCTGATGGTGAGCGCGCTGTTCGGCCATGGTGCGTTCGGCCCGGAGGCGATCGCGTCCGCCGCAGCCTGCACTGCCGGCTATGCCGCCGCGGCGGTCTTCCTGGCGCCGATGAGCGCGATCACCACCTCGATCTACGCCGATCCGCACGCCCCGGCGCTGCGTGATCTGACGCTGATAGCGGTGATCGGCACGGCCATTCGGGTAGCCACATTGGCGATCGTTGCGCCGATCTGGGGTGCCCCGGGCATCGCCTATGGCGCGGCGGTGGCGACCGCGCTTACCTTTGGCGTCGCGCAGATCGTGGCCGCGCGGCGCTTCCACCATTTCCAGATGCGCGCGCAGCTTGCCGACCTGGTGCAGACCGCGGCGTGCGCGGGAATCGCGGCGGCGGCGGGGTGGCTTTTGCTGTGGCTGATCCCCGATCCGCACAAGCTGTATAGCGAACTGGCGCTGCTGGCGGCGCTCGGCGTGGTGATCGTGCTCGTCTACTTTGCCGCCGCGGTCGCACTGCGCGTGCCCGAGATGGCGGCGCTGCGCGACGTCGCCGCGCAGATCGTCGCGCGCCGCCGGGCGAAGCGCGGATGAGCGCGCAACGTGTCGGTTTCCTGCTGCCGCATTTCCGCACCGGCGGCGCCGAGCGGGTAGTGCTGCACTGGATCGAGGCGCTCGACCGGTGCCGCTGGCAGCCAGTGCTTCTGCTCGGGCGGGTCGAGGGCGATTTGCTGGCGCACCTCCCGCGCGACGTGGCGGTGATCGCGATCGGCGGCGGGCGGGCGCTGTTGCGGCCGTTACGGATCGCGCGTGCGCTGGCAGCACAGCGGATCGATGTCGCTTATTCGGCGACCTCGGCGATGAACCTCGCGCTGCTCGCTGCGCCGACGAAAGTGCCCCGAATCGTCTCAGAACATACGCAACCAGATGCGTTCCGGCGCGAGGCGAAATGGCCGCTGCTGCGCCAGGCGGGAACGCGGCTGCTGACGCGACGTGCAGCAGCAGTGGCAGTGCCGACCGCGGCGATCGGAGAGGCTGTGCGCGGCGCGCCGGTCGTCGTCGTCCGCAATCCCGTGCTGCGCGAGGCGCCGCCGCCGCTTGGTGACAAGCCGCGTCACGGTTCGCGCGTGGTGGCCGCGGGACGCCTGGTGCCGGCGAAGGGCTTCGACACGATGCTTGAAGCCGCCGCGCTGCTGAAGGCGCGTGGCGTGACGTACACGCTCACCATCTACGGCGAAGGCCCTTTGCGCGATGCGCTGGTCGCGCAGGTGGCGCGGCTCGGGCTTGGCGACCACGTCACGCTGCCCGGAACCACCGACTCGCTGTCGGCCGAACTGGCCGCCGCGGGCCTCGTCGTCTCGTCATCACGTCGCGAGGGGTTCGGCAACGTGTTGATCGAGGCGATGGCGGTCGGCACGCCGGTGTTGGCGACGCGTGCGGGCGGACCGGAGACGTTCATCGATCATGCGCGCAACGGTTTCCTTGTCGCGGCGGACGATCCGGCGGCGCTCGCCGACGCCATCGGGGGGCTTCTTGCCGACGCTGACCAACGGCTAGCGGTGCGCGAGCCTGCAAGAGAGACGGCGGCGCATTATACTGTCACCGCATCGGTCGCGGAGTTCGAGGCGCTGCTGCTAACGCGGGTGACGTAGCGCGATTTAACACGCCCTCCCCCGACCCCTCCCGCAAGCGGGAGGGGAGAAGATGGCGCCGCTCCTGCCTGCCCATGAAACTGCCAAACACCGGTTTAACGGTAAAGTTACGGCACTCGCGCCATAGCATCGCGGTCGGTAGCGCTAGTTGAGAGTTCAATGCGTCATTTCCTGAATGCTTGTGTCCTCGTGCTCGCCACCGCCGGCTGCGCCGGTCCGGTGCGCTATGCGCCCGCGCCCGAAGTGGAGCTGACCACCGGCTCGCTCGATCTCGCGCGCGAGGCGGGGCGGATGGTCGAGGATCGGCTGAACCAGGATGGCGACTTCCACCCGGGCGATCTCGTGCGGCTTTCCTTCCCGTTCACGCCGCAGCTCAACACCGACCAGCGCGTGCAATTGTCGGGCGCGATCAGCCCGCCGCTGCTGCCGCCGCTGTCGATCCGCGGCATGAGCACGGCGCAGCTTCAGGCCGAGCTCGAGGCACGCTATCGC from Sphingomonas radiodurans includes the following:
- a CDS encoding glycosyltransferase; this encodes MQCLAWTLLLLPVAIFAGYPALMLAAAATRPRRFTPQVSALPSITILIGAHNEAANIGDKLASVGAALAEWRGEAEVIVADDGSTDDTAAIAEAQGARVLRCPRGGKAAALNIAISKACGDIIVMTDADPLFDAATIPAILAPFADPEVGAVAGRVETIIPRDRGKGGRFSGADRWFRLYESALRGAEDRLFGCISADGGLYAIRRSLVPIVPADVTDDFHISTAAVAAGYRIAFADDARVWEHSIGGGRQQFRRRVRITVRGLTALWRRRALMNPFVTGWYAPALVLHKVGRRLAPLCLLPLWLVSGWLGVQGSAWWALIALGLTGAALVALAGAAGVRLRGPLKLVHGAMLHLAGLATGTILFAIGRRYAQWTPQKQA
- a CDS encoding heparin lyase I family protein, producing MMRVLLSLLALAAGPSSGGFVEDFEHDMRIGQGGRWALAQQINGRVRLVPAPARSGRALLATAGPKRGETVAKADLVARVATMPAGTQLSIAFDLRIPAASPRDSLQLVDVECAICGESGNPGIRLYLRRGRLRIDRAKIGIRHAWTRDDAPVLAPDRWHRITWQLRLDPGEAGAARVLLDGREVLAARGATLADTPRIGADRVQIGITANSNAVPAMAWFDNIAVTVRR
- a CDS encoding sugar transferase; its protein translation is MTDHAPTEAFPTERRQDMARRVRFESDMRGVPLHLEVRRGSYARRLKPVFDAVVALAALIVLSPLLVIVAIAIKLDDRGPVFFIQRRTGYLGHRFRLFKFRTMVVDAEALKAKLRAHNIHAPDSPDFKLANDPRVTRVGRILRKTSIDELPNLWNVVRGDMALVGPRPTSFDASTYRMPHLPRLAAKPGLTGLWQVSGRANIDFDERAELDMRYIRSLSAKQDLHLIVRTINAVKKGDGAC
- a CDS encoding polysaccharide deacetylase family protein — encoded protein: MTRKEERRRRVLRWSAMLGAGIVSAAAIVLLIPGALGLIAAALAVLLALVAGHRVMIAPPGVAILTYHSISPQPGWLPWSRDIAVHPDTFARHLATLDRIGAKVIATREFVERRRAGEPVPDRSVVLHFDDGYLDNHQYAMPLLQRHAMPATFFPSLDFIEPDDRPRHDGSGEGYMRWAELIDLRAFGFEVEPHGVDHARVPTSDKIVGRLDAANWRQHAWMQWAATPGPKHDWFRMAAPAAVPLGSPIPASGLALAERAWIGSAREDTTAFVGRIERDLVACRTTFSQRLGSPPRIFCWPENKVGNEGREIARRLGYVASTGGKRRNTAEEPAEVLSRLHIDDRALGFRWLPAEALYLRASVRLMQGNHYWYLLLAPMQAFRRFMIALRSRLGDDFC
- a CDS encoding GNAT family N-acetyltransferase codes for the protein MLAARSGDAFHLGDAWFACWSAAFGPVIRQNGLTLVAGHERLGPISVRSLRSATNPHSVHYDVAPGTPVPADLPMRLMSDHGAALLRFEYIAEDAALLAAARGWSTRYRVRIAPHALAPVVDCRNGYDRWLVARSKRIRQRLRRDGKEVFGTLGMTTEFRTDDPTTSDLFDQILAVERSGWKGREGTAISDNPAECRFYTALVREAAAAGALHIALLWHGERLAAFEFGIRGGRRVFLLKVGYDEAYAEISVGYVLAAEHIRHCVGHPGVDWYDKMGNGMSPAEYKLRFADHSDPLYRVTVYAPGVRGRLAYAHDGLRARAKAWRDARRDRA
- a CDS encoding lipid II:glycine glycyltransferase FemX, which encodes MTIHSQLVPLLDGEEATRFDAFLQGSPFAAYQQSRAWPRAAPQHARRDWRFFAAFDDAEMIGACVIRSTRLAMGAWLATVQRGPIVHDAARLGVVLGELRRVLRQAGCCSVQIGPRVRGRTLPIMAEAMRDAGFAPMPPDEQALHHATGIIWLDKPEAEVLAGLKQRARRALKAADKGRIVVRAVEHSDDLATYQRLLDAFAASRPDYDRSGQPNARAQADLIAALGGAMLLAEREGSPIGAHAFVRQADEAIWLSLATVDRDGASPGYPLLWEGMRRARAMGCVGFDLAGLPEAEPTDPGEAGRAQFKNAFAPHRRLMPPMQFAALDPVRHTVLLGARRIYRTLKRRSGAGGG
- the murJ gene encoding murein biosynthesis integral membrane protein MurJ, translated to MLVRSALVVTVIRALDFGLSFLVSVLLANRFGASGLLDAFFLARRTTVGFADTIRKLVGQIVLPPVLAAVDRGEVPSVRHLPRRMGWFLACFALIMVAGMLVPSAWARLFAPGFRGEQQTLTADMMRIMLPLLPIAVVASLLAAVLQARRRYLLSEGTNLVQRAILVLVLALFVPPLGIVAGAWTMLVAGVIGFLILLAGAWSIVRPRQRDAAAETKPAAPEIAGGGLAAAIVINVYFQATALLDFGFATTTGDGAVASLEYGSRLVSLVPGLVMSSLATVLTPELIRAVQQSDRAAAAAGIQRFQRIGMFAQAPVSMGMMLGATLMVSALFGHGAFGPEAIASAAACTAGYAAAAVFLAPMSAITTSIYADPHAPALRDLTLIAVIGTAIRVATLAIVAPIWGAPGIAYGAAVATALTFGVAQIVAARRFHHFQMRAQLADLVQTAACAGIAAAAGWLLLWLIPDPHKLYSELALLAALGVVIVLVYFAAAVALRVPEMAALRDVAAQIVARRRAKRG
- a CDS encoding glycosyltransferase yields the protein MSAQRVGFLLPHFRTGGAERVVLHWIEALDRCRWQPVLLLGRVEGDLLAHLPRDVAVIAIGGGRALLRPLRIARALAAQRIDVAYSATSAMNLALLAAPTKVPRIVSEHTQPDAFRREAKWPLLRQAGTRLLTRRAAAVAVPTAAIGEAVRGAPVVVVRNPVLREAPPPLGDKPRHGSRVVAAGRLVPAKGFDTMLEAAALLKARGVTYTLTIYGEGPLRDALVAQVARLGLGDHVTLPGTTDSLSAELAAAGLVVSSSRREGFGNVLIEAMAVGTPVLATRAGGPETFIDHARNGFLVAADDPAALADAIGGLLADADQRLAVREPARETAAHYTVTASVAEFEALLLTRVT